The DNA sequence GCAGGTAAGATATTGGAAAACAATAGGACCATTGCGGAGTGCAGAGTACCAGTTGGAGAACTTCCAGGCGGAGTCATCACTATGCATCTTGTTGTGCGCCCTCCATTATCAGACAAGAATGGTGGTAACTTCACAAAGCACATTATCTTTAATTTTTACATAGTGGAATGTACAACACTTAAGCTTTTAGAACTTACCATGTGAATCTATTCTACCTAGTAGTTTATCAGGTCATCGTGAATTGAATTGGATAACCATAACCACCAGATCTCATTAGGGGTGTTATGAGTACCTTATCAACCTAGCCTTTCCCAGGTCCACTGTCTTTACCCGATTGATGATTGGGTTAGTTTCATATCTACTTTCAGTTACTGAAGAAGTATATTCATAAATTTATTCCAGAAACCATCAAGCCTgagtttctttcttttgctatcttttttcctaatttcatttcccccttttattttcgcacggatccatgtagccagcCCATTAAGTAAGGATAATGATGAGTttgtcgttgttgttgttgttgttgttgttattttgAACAGTCAAGTACTGTTTACCAGATAAATATCCATTACTGTTGGGTAGCTACACTACATGGATACAGACCAAGTAGGCAAagcattttctttctttcttaatattTGAATGCATGTAAATGGGTTGCAGTTGGGGCATATGTCATCCCACTGCAACCCCCAGAAACCTttcaggaagaaaaaaattgtaatcaCACATTTGCATGGACATACACATAAAAAATGAAGACTAGATGCAGAATGCTAGTCCTCACCCAAAATCTGTCTAACACTACAATGGTGTCTCATTTGGTACAGAAAAACAGCTAGCTGACTCCCCAAAGAAGAATAGATGTTCATGCTCAATCCTCTGACGCAAAATGACAAGATCTACATTTCATCACAGTTGTCGTTTCCTTCCCATGTGTGTTGAGTCTATGGGTTTCTGGGAGGATGATCAGATTATGTAGTTCAGCTATACACCTAATCTAAAGTGGCTATACATCTAATCTGAAGCGGCTGGCAGAAGAAGCTCAGAGGCCTCACTTGTTGTATTGCATAATCTTCTTCTTGATTGTGTAGTTTCTTGTAGTGGAACTCCTTGTTTCCTTTAACATTGGGGGAACTATATGTCACACTATAATATAAAAGTATGAATGCCTTTTGATTGTTTGGTATTTATGCTTCTGCTTGTGCTCTCCTATTGATCCCCACACTGGTGTAGGGGCAGGCTGCCTTAGCAACGGGGAACCTTCTCCCATTATATAAATACCTTTATATATTTTCCCCACTTTCTTCTTCCATGCCCACTCCCCTATCTGGCTCTCCAATCCCTCTCGATCTCTCCCTGCAACCACCCACTTTCACCCCCAACAACCTTTGCATGACCTGCTTGAATTCATAGATGGAAAAGCAATGCAATAGGAAGGGAACATCCAGACAaatttcttaaataaaaaaattaaaaaaaagtatttaGGGGTATTGCAGTGGTTGCACTTATCCACCACTTAATCATTGCATAAATACCCCTAGATGAGGTGAATAACTGCCCCATCTtaaatcaaattttttcttgGGTGAAGATCTTGAATCATTTACTACACCAACTTCAATGGTAAAAGATATTGTTACTTGTGTTTGCCACTTGAACTGCTGATTGAACATATCCAATTCCATGGCCCTTCTGAACCATGTGACAGTAATGGCAATAGTGTTGGATCCATGTATCCATATCAATATCCAAAACTGATTGGGAACTCATGCACTTGAATTCACATCAATGCAACTCCCTAATGATAGTTGGCCCAactgagaaagaagaagaatgaaaatgaATCCATTAAAAAGTGAAACGTAAAGTCTCCAACTACTCTGAGATCAATGAAATAACTTGATTTTCTATACTGCATCATAGAACTATATACCCAGTTATGAACAGGCAAACATATCAGAGGGATCCTACATTGACCATGAGAATGAGAGACAgcatttattatatatataaaccaaGACAACATCTCAGCCTTGACATCAGGGACAAGGATTAATACTTTGTATTTACAGATGCTCAGAAGCTCCCCTCCTGGAAAAGCAGCCGAAAAATGGATTATTTGGTCTGAAAATGGGGATTCCTGGGGCTTAAGAGGATGCCCATTCATTACTGTGCTGTTGCCATGATCAGTCTTCAACACTGGCTGATGAGGAGAAATTTAAGTGAGCGGGCTTGTTGGATACTTTTAACATTCTTGAGTGTCATCAAGAGATTCTGCCTTTCTCCTCCTACTTCTGCAAACTGGAGGCAAACAGAGTGTGTTTACATCATCCTGTGCAGTTTCCAGTTGAAGCATCAACAACTCATTAGACTCAGTTGAATGCTCAAGTTGTTGTGCCAATTCATCTATCTTCTCTTGCCTAAGCCTGATGCCATCACATGATTCATGCAATATTTCTTGCAGAACCTTTGAAAGCACATCCAAATGCATGTTGACCACATGCATCTCATTAAGTTCAGCTTCAACCATCTGATAACGATCTTCTTGGGAGTGAAGCAATTTCTTTAAGTTCTCCAAAAGAACCTCGTCACCAAATAACTGTTTGTTTGGATTTAAATTCAGGTTCTGAAATAGTAGCAGTTTAACATTATCAGATTCCAGGAAATCCAGCCTGGGCTCAAGCGTAGTCTGCCTGCCAGGAAGCTCATCCTTTGGGCAGCCCACAGGGTCCAGATGATCCGAAGTTCTCCATGGATCAGCAATTAAATCAGTGCATGTTGCCAAACTCTTCTTTCCTATAATATCTTTCCTAAATTGAATCAGCTGGTCAGAAGGAATTGCATTCTCtgttctctcactttccttgACCACAGCTTGATTTCCTTGAGCAGGTGTTTTATACTGATCTAGGAAAGGTGCATCGACCTGATCCACTGTTTCCAGGTACTCCTGAAAAAGTTGGGAACCTTCTGCAAAAGCTTGCCCAATGAGGTTTTCATTTATCTCAAACATAGACAATACCTGGAAAGAAAGCAGTTCAAGGCCCTTTTGCAACTGGTCTACTGCAACAGAATAATTTAATCGGGCCCTTCTGAGTGCTGTTTCTGAGGTGATAGTCCTTCTCTCAAGATCCTTATTAAGAGACTCCAAATTACACCGATCCTCAGAAAACCTTAAGAACTGATCGTTCATATCTTGGATCATTGTTTCCATCTCAGTTTTACAGGAAGAAATTGTGTGCAAGCAACTAGAGTGCTCATTTCTGAGGCTCTGCAACTCTCCCAGCATTTGCTTCTGACTTTCCTCGAGCCCCTGAACAAGAGCTTCATAGTAGCACTCCATCTGACCCATTTTCCGTGCAAGGCTTTCCCGTTCAGCTTTTGACTCTTTTAACTCCCTTAGAAGTTCACAAAATTTGACTTTTGTTGCAGATGTAACATCAATAGGTCCAGATTCCCCAGAAATTTGGCCAGGTCTGCATAAGTGGTGAAGCATACCTTCAGATTGAGGATGGTTGGTACCAAATCCCTCTAAACCATTTCCCACATCGACAGTGATGAAATGTTCAGTTCTCAGTGCGGTCATTGCTGCAATACCCGTTATATCTGCTACTTCCATTGGCAGTATATTTATCGCCGAAACTACTTCTCTGGCTCCTTGTTTAAGATCCTGCAGGACGCATTGCAATGCCTCTAAGTCTGGGTAGAGGAAACCGGATCCACAATCACTGTACCTGAGGCATGCCTTATTTTGAACCTCCCTTAGTTTATCCTCCATAACCAAATGACCCTGCATCCATTTCACCTGCAGATCCAGTAATAAGTGATTGTGCTCTTTCTCAATTATCTCCTTATTGGTTATCTGACGGCTTGATCTAGAATGTTTAAGCTgttcaaaatcaaatttgaacttcGAACACTCTGATTTCAGTGACGAAACTTCTTTTGCCAAACTTTCTCCAGAAGCAATTTCGGCAGCAAGCTGCTCAGAAAACTTTTGTGTTTCAGAACCTAATTCATCTGCATGACTTTTTAAACTGCTTACTAGAAGCTCAAGCTCTAAGATAGAAGACTCAGCCAATTCCAAGCTTTCTCTAAGTCGATTATTTTCTTCATAAGCAGTTGTAAAGTCATTATCTGAACTCCAGCCCTGGCCCCAGTCACTGCTCCCCGGTTGTGAAATTTGATGATCAGAGGGGTCCCTTTTATCAGGCCGATTGGTTTGACTCAGAGGAAGTCCACCAAACTCACCAGAGAACGTGCTCTTGAGGCTATCAATTTCATGCATGCTAGATGTCTCATGCTTCTCAGCATAAATGCTTTCCGAGCTGTTAGATAAGCCTTCAATTCCCACAGCTGAGACTTCATACTCTTCATTCAACACCTCCTCCTCAAGTGAAGGAAGCTCCTTAGATTCTGAACtgaatctctctctcatattgacCTGTTTAATGGGAAAGAAATGATTTGACTTAAAAGTTAAGCATGATACAACAATACATCAGAAAACAATATTAAGAACCAGAAAGGAGCTCCACCATGCGATCTACAGCAGTAGAATTCTTTAGCAAATTACTATAATTTATTTAAGTGGATCTCACTGTACTCAGCCCAGCTCAGGAGGTGTGGCCACTCTCAAATGAGGTCAAAGGTGCACTTTCCTTTTGATGAGATCATAAGTGTGATCTCCTTCTAATGAGATCGCTCCAAATTCCAGCCACTCTCTCCATATTTTGtatctttttttgtttcgtGTACCTTATCAGAGAAAGTCGACAGCATAATGAATATGGTGTATCCCGCAACTTAGAGCTTCTTCTATTGAAGGGCTTCTACTGTCATATTTTTGCCTGTTTATAGATGTTTGAGTTTTAACTTAATATCAAAAGCAATTCAAAAGTCATaataatgtagactaggataggggtctaaccaagtctcattctgcaggaacttttaaaccaaagaacaaccaaataacCTCCACAACAGTCAACAGCAGACTAGTATTAAACTGATATAACAAGGTATAATTCTGACAGATGAAAATCAATAATTCAGGAATAATGTAATGAACTAACAGCCAAGGACTACTGTTGCAAACCACCAAATTAAGAGGCCAAACATTAGGTTATATAGTCAGCAGGTTCCAGCaagaacaaaatagaaatcaGAATTCAAATCTAGGCAGAATTCCCAATCGGCCAGACCTGAAGAACAGTCCACATCAACTGAACCAGTGGTCCGATTGACCCAAGAATTGGATCCAGTCCCCTTCTGAGTGAGACTAACCTTTGACCAAAATTATAAGGCCATCGGATGGCCAGAACTTCCACGACAGCTATGCCGATAGTAGATAAAACAGAGAATCTTAACCCAGAAATTCTGCAGACAGATTAGAGCACTTACCTGACTGGCTGAATGAGAttagaaacaataagaaaaccagaaaatatgaAGATCCACTAGGaattctcgccgcagagtgtcgaccGGATCAAACACCATCCCCTTATTCTGTGATCAGACACACAGAAAATCCAGTAGATGTATGGCAGCGACCAACAGcaagttctttttttcaaaatcaaatcgtcCCTCCTAATGAGAgcccttcctttatttataataaggatggggggttacataaaattgaaactaactttagtttccaaaaactgaaataggaaactaaaaattagaaactcacctagttactaaaactgaaaatagaaacttacaaaatagaaagttctCTAGTTGCTAAAACTagaatagaaactaggaattaaaagtactgaaattagaaactaaataaactggatttagaaactaaataaccccatcaatgcccaactaaaaaggaaactaactagtaattcCATACttaatcttagagcccctcttttagacccataaaagtggcccaatacactctaaaccacatggactgaaggcccaacacatatacaatccaaccctaggcttattcctaattaaacaagcctattttggttattaatctgcatcaactctccccatcttggaAAAATTtatcctcgaattttgtagtgaTGAGGTGGGAACAACATGTGAATAGCAGCCATAACCATTCTCAAACAGAATTTAggttgcttgtagactttt is a window from the Macadamia integrifolia cultivar HAES 741 chromosome 5, SCU_Mint_v3, whole genome shotgun sequence genome containing:
- the LOC122079378 gene encoding membrane-anchored ubiquitin-fold protein 3-like isoform X4 codes for the protein MAKEELVELKFRLFDGTDIGPNKYSPTTTVGTVKELILAQWPKGKILENNRTIAECRVPVGELPGGVITMHLVVRPPLSDKNEKQLADSPKKNRCSCSIL
- the LOC122079378 gene encoding membrane-anchored ubiquitin-fold protein 3-like isoform X1; the encoded protein is MAKEELVELKFRLFDGTDIGPNKYSPTTTVGTVKELILAQWPKDKENAPRTISDLKLIHAGKILENNRTIAECRVPVGELPGGVITMHLVVRPPLSDKNGEKQLADSPKKNRCSCSIL
- the LOC122079378 gene encoding membrane-anchored ubiquitin-fold protein 3-like isoform X2; translated protein: MAKEELVELKFRLFDGTDIGPNKYSPTTTVGTVKELILAQWPKDKENAPRTISDLKLIHAGKILENNRTIAECRVPVGELPGGVITMHLVVRPPLSDKNEKQLADSPKKNRCSCSIL
- the LOC122079378 gene encoding membrane-anchored ubiquitin-fold protein 3-like isoform X3, with the translated sequence MAKEELVELKFRLFDGTDIGPNKYSPTTTVGTVKELILAQWPKGKILENNRTIAECRVPVGELPGGVITMHLVVRPPLSDKNGEKQLADSPKKNRCSCSIL
- the LOC122079377 gene encoding uncharacterized protein LOC122079377 isoform X1 encodes the protein MSRVPKWKVEKVKVKVVFRLQFHATHIPQTGWDKLFVSFIPVDSGKATAKTAKANVRNGMCKWADPIYETTRLLQDPRAKEYDEKLYKLVVAMGSSRSSFLGEANINLADYVDASKPCDVALPLHCCHSGAVLHVTVQLLTSKTGFREFKQQRELKEKGFQILTKQNIHDETVQKLLAPTERANNQVNMRERFSSESKELPSLEEEVLNEEYEVSAVGIEGLSNSSESIYAEKHETSSMHEIDSLKSTFSGEFGGLPLSQTNRPDKRDPSDHQISQPGSSDWGQGWSSDNDFTTAYEENNRLRESLELAESSILELELLVSSLKSHADELGSETQKFSEQLAAEIASGESLAKEVSSLKSECSKFKFDFEQLKHSRSSRQITNKEIIEKEHNHLLLDLQVKWMQGHLVMEDKLREVQNKACLRYSDCGSGFLYPDLEALQCVLQDLKQGAREVVSAINILPMEVADITGIAAMTALRTEHFITVDVGNGLEGFGTNHPQSEGMLHHLCRPGQISGESGPIDVTSATKVKFCELLRELKESKAERESLARKMGQMECYYEALVQGLEESQKQMLGELQSLRNEHSSCLHTISSCKTEMETMIQDMNDQFLRFSEDRCNLESLNKDLERRTITSETALRRARLNYSVAVDQLQKGLELLSFQVLSMFEINENLIGQAFAEGSQLFQEYLETVDQVDAPFLDQYKTPAQGNQAVVKESERTENAIPSDQLIQFRKDIIGKKSLATCTDLIADPWRTSDHLDPVGCPKDELPGRQTTLEPRLDFLESDNVKLLLFQNLNLNPNKQLFGDEVLLENLKKLLHSQEDRYQMVEAELNEMHVVNMHLDVLSKVLQEILHESCDGIRLRQEKIDELAQQLEHSTESNELLMLQLETAQDDVNTLCLPPVCRSRRRKAESLDDTQEC
- the LOC122079377 gene encoding golgin subfamily B member 1-like isoform X2; amino-acid sequence: MLSTFSDKVNMRERFSSESKELPSLEEEVLNEEYEVSAVGIEGLSNSSESIYAEKHETSSMHEIDSLKSTFSGEFGGLPLSQTNRPDKRDPSDHQISQPGSSDWGQGWSSDNDFTTAYEENNRLRESLELAESSILELELLVSSLKSHADELGSETQKFSEQLAAEIASGESLAKEVSSLKSECSKFKFDFEQLKHSRSSRQITNKEIIEKEHNHLLLDLQVKWMQGHLVMEDKLREVQNKACLRYSDCGSGFLYPDLEALQCVLQDLKQGAREVVSAINILPMEVADITGIAAMTALRTEHFITVDVGNGLEGFGTNHPQSEGMLHHLCRPGQISGESGPIDVTSATKVKFCELLRELKESKAERESLARKMGQMECYYEALVQGLEESQKQMLGELQSLRNEHSSCLHTISSCKTEMETMIQDMNDQFLRFSEDRCNLESLNKDLERRTITSETALRRARLNYSVAVDQLQKGLELLSFQVLSMFEINENLIGQAFAEGSQLFQEYLETVDQVDAPFLDQYKTPAQGNQAVVKESERTENAIPSDQLIQFRKDIIGKKSLATCTDLIADPWRTSDHLDPVGCPKDELPGRQTTLEPRLDFLESDNVKLLLFQNLNLNPNKQLFGDEVLLENLKKLLHSQEDRYQMVEAELNEMHVVNMHLDVLSKVLQEILHESCDGIRLRQEKIDELAQQLEHSTESNELLMLQLETAQDDVNTLCLPPVCRSRRRKAESLDDTQEC